In Ruania zhangjianzhongii, the following proteins share a genomic window:
- a CDS encoding RNA polymerase-binding protein RbpA: MAERALRGMRIGANSMETEEGVEFAPRVEAVYDCPDGRVIIIPFSAEAEIPPVWEAPGGGEALLRDADRPEIKPGKKVRTHWDMLLERRTEAELQELLDERLALLRSGQLRRRSA, translated from the coding sequence ATGGCTGAACGAGCACTGCGTGGCATGCGGATCGGCGCCAACAGCATGGAGACCGAAGAGGGGGTCGAGTTCGCACCCCGGGTGGAGGCCGTCTACGACTGCCCCGACGGCCGCGTGATCATCATCCCGTTCTCCGCTGAAGCAGAGATCCCCCCGGTCTGGGAAGCCCCCGGCGGCGGTGAGGCGTTGCTGCGGGATGCGGACCGCCCGGAGATCAAGCCCGGCAAGAAGGTCCGGACCCACTGGGACATGCTGCTGGAGCGCCGGACCGAGGCGGAGCTGCAGGAACTGCTGGACGAGCGGCTGGCGCTGCTTCGCAGCGGTCAGCTGCGCCGCCGGAGCGCCTGA
- a CDS encoding DEAD/DEAH box helicase, whose translation MSSPAERYAAFAQRQVTERSPWGRFRAALGFELDEFQVQACEALQADRDVLVAAPTGAGKTVVGEFAIALGLAHGRKAFYTTPIKALSNQKFADLREAHGAANVGLLTGDTTINGEAPVVVMTTEVLRNMLYSSSPTLADLGYVVMDEVHYLADRFRGPVWEEVILHLASDVHLISLSATVSNAEEFGDWLTEVRGDTAVVVSEVRPVPLWQHVMVGRDVLDLYSAHVDPTRPGTNPPISPDLVESIRSAERQLNRGPTGGRRGRGRGRGRPAPARHRIVRTPPRPMVVDRLDRAGLLPAIFFIFSRAGCEAAADQVVRHGITLTTEAERKEIAEEVERRCADLPREDLGVLDFWAWRESLLAGVAAHHAGLLPVFKEAVEALFAAGLVKVVFATETLALGINMPARSVVLERLTKWDGRGHADITPGEYTQLTGRAGRRGIDVEGHAVVLYSSGLDPVAVAGLASRRTYPLRSSFHPTYNMAVNLISTTGFGRARETLETSFAQFQADRSVVGLARQARSMTEALDGYAEAMACHLGDIEEYLALRTEITAREKDLSRARSRAAREATAELVGSLRRGDVIQIPHGRRAGFAVVLTTPDPPGLDGPLLHVLTTDARQARLTAADLPHGTDRWGRITIGKHVNPRRPQERRDLAATLRNALGAAEPEVRPRPPSTSGSDTDLATARERLRHHPCHGCSDREDHLRWARRREKLAKEHQQLLGRIEGRTSSIARDFDRVCQVLTQLGYLSGSGDETSVTAQGTWLRRLYSEKDLVLAECLRGDVWAELDPAALAAVTSIVVYSSRSDDTGELPIPPGRADGPLALAVHATRRISRRLDSVEREHGVRRAQPVDLGLVRPMYVWAQGGTLTDVLDAGDLAAGDFVRWSRQVIDLLDQIAIAAPSTQLRRTARQALDAVRRGIVAYGTT comes from the coding sequence ATGTCCTCGCCCGCCGAACGGTATGCCGCCTTTGCGCAACGCCAGGTGACTGAGCGCTCACCGTGGGGACGCTTCCGGGCCGCCCTGGGCTTCGAGCTGGACGAGTTCCAGGTCCAGGCGTGCGAGGCGTTGCAGGCCGACCGGGACGTCCTGGTGGCCGCACCCACCGGTGCCGGGAAGACGGTGGTGGGGGAGTTCGCCATCGCCCTGGGCCTCGCGCACGGCCGGAAGGCGTTCTACACCACGCCGATCAAGGCGCTGAGCAACCAGAAGTTCGCCGACCTTCGCGAGGCGCACGGCGCGGCCAATGTTGGTTTGCTCACCGGGGACACCACGATCAACGGCGAGGCCCCGGTGGTGGTGATGACCACTGAGGTGCTGCGGAACATGCTGTACAGCTCATCGCCCACGCTGGCCGATCTCGGCTACGTGGTGATGGACGAGGTGCATTACTTGGCTGACCGGTTCCGTGGACCGGTGTGGGAAGAGGTGATCCTGCACCTGGCCAGCGACGTGCACCTGATCTCACTCTCGGCCACAGTGTCCAACGCCGAGGAGTTCGGTGACTGGCTTACCGAGGTGCGGGGCGACACAGCCGTGGTGGTCTCCGAGGTGCGGCCGGTACCGCTGTGGCAGCACGTGATGGTCGGCCGGGACGTCCTCGATCTGTACTCCGCGCACGTGGACCCGACTCGCCCCGGCACGAACCCGCCGATCAGCCCGGACCTGGTGGAGTCGATCCGGTCCGCAGAACGCCAGCTGAACCGCGGGCCCACCGGGGGCCGCCGGGGCCGCGGCCGGGGCAGAGGCCGCCCGGCACCGGCCCGGCACCGGATCGTGCGCACCCCGCCGCGGCCGATGGTGGTCGACCGGCTGGACCGGGCCGGGTTGCTGCCCGCGATCTTCTTCATCTTCTCCCGGGCCGGCTGCGAGGCGGCAGCCGACCAGGTGGTCCGCCACGGGATCACCCTGACCACCGAGGCCGAGCGCAAGGAGATCGCCGAGGAGGTGGAGCGACGGTGCGCCGACCTGCCCCGGGAGGACCTCGGTGTGCTGGACTTCTGGGCCTGGCGTGAATCGTTGCTGGCGGGGGTGGCCGCGCACCACGCCGGACTGCTGCCGGTGTTCAAGGAGGCGGTCGAGGCCCTGTTCGCCGCCGGCCTGGTGAAGGTGGTGTTCGCGACCGAGACCCTGGCACTCGGGATCAACATGCCGGCCCGGTCGGTAGTCCTGGAACGGCTGACCAAATGGGACGGACGCGGGCACGCGGACATCACCCCGGGGGAGTACACCCAGCTGACCGGACGAGCGGGGCGACGCGGTATCGACGTGGAAGGGCACGCCGTCGTGCTCTACTCCAGCGGCCTCGACCCGGTGGCGGTCGCAGGTCTGGCGAGCCGGCGCACCTATCCGCTGCGGTCCAGCTTCCACCCCACGTACAACATGGCGGTGAACCTGATCTCCACGACCGGGTTCGGCCGTGCCCGGGAGACGTTGGAGACGTCCTTCGCGCAGTTTCAGGCGGACCGGTCCGTGGTGGGCCTGGCCCGGCAGGCGCGGTCGATGACCGAGGCGCTGGACGGGTACGCCGAGGCGATGGCCTGCCACCTCGGGGACATCGAGGAGTACCTGGCGCTGCGTACGGAGATCACGGCCCGAGAGAAGGACCTCTCCCGGGCCCGCTCCCGCGCCGCGCGGGAGGCGACCGCCGAGCTGGTCGGGTCGCTGCGGCGCGGGGACGTCATCCAGATTCCGCACGGCCGGCGGGCCGGGTTCGCCGTCGTGCTCACCACCCCGGACCCGCCGGGCCTGGACGGGCCACTGCTGCACGTGCTCACCACCGACGCCCGGCAGGCCCGGCTGACCGCTGCCGACCTTCCGCACGGCACCGACCGGTGGGGTCGGATCACGATCGGCAAACACGTCAACCCGCGCCGGCCGCAGGAACGGCGGGACCTGGCAGCCACGCTGCGCAACGCCCTGGGTGCGGCCGAACCCGAGGTCCGGCCGCGCCCACCGTCGACCAGCGGGAGCGACACAGACCTGGCGACCGCCCGGGAACGGCTGCGGCACCACCCGTGCCACGGCTGTTCGGACCGGGAGGATCACCTGCGCTGGGCTCGGCGGCGGGAGAAGCTCGCCAAGGAGCACCAGCAGCTGCTCGGCCGGATCGAAGGACGCACCTCATCGATCGCGCGGGACTTCGACCGGGTGTGCCAGGTGCTCACCCAGCTCGGCTACCTGAGCGGCTCCGGGGACGAGACGAGCGTCACCGCACAAGGCACCTGGCTACGCCGGCTGTACTCGGAGAAGGACCTGGTGCTGGCCGAGTGCCTTCGCGGCGATGTCTGGGCCGAGCTCGACCCGGCTGCTCTGGCCGCGGTCACCTCGATAGTGGTGTACTCCTCCCGCTCCGATGACACCGGCGAGCTGCCCATCCCGCCGGGACGGGCGGACGGGCCGCTCGCGCTGGCGGTCCATGCCACCAGACGGATCTCCCGCCGCCTGGACTCCGTGGAGCGGGAGCACGGGGTGCGCCGGGCGCAGCCGGTCGATCTGGGCCTGGTGCGGCCGATGTACGTCTGGGCACAGGGAGGCACGCTGACCGACGTGCTGGATGCGGGCGACCTGGCCGCCGGGGACTTCGTCCGGTGGAGCCGGCAGGTGATCGATCTGCTGGACCAGATCGCCATCGCCGCACCCTCCACACAGCTGCGCCGCACCGCCCGTCAGGCTCTTGACGCCGTGCGCCGAGGCATCGTCGCGTACGGGACCACCTGA
- a CDS encoding DinB family protein, with product MTTDATIPALPAAAPELSEVILDEQGRVDPPLAVDEWHTLTSFLEFQRGTLHWKCSGLAAAGLNVRVAASTMTLGGILKHLAWVEEHWFTEMFLGQDMPALWREVDWNAEPDWEWTSASEDSPLELFTLWQDAVTHSRETAQNGLTDGLDALAVRGWPDGQRHSLRWILVHMIEEYARHNGHADLIREAIDGATGE from the coding sequence ATGACTACTGATGCCACGATTCCCGCACTGCCCGCCGCAGCACCGGAGCTCAGCGAGGTGATCCTCGACGAGCAGGGCCGCGTCGATCCGCCGTTGGCCGTGGACGAGTGGCACACGCTGACCAGCTTCCTGGAGTTCCAGCGCGGCACCCTGCACTGGAAGTGCTCCGGCTTGGCTGCCGCCGGTCTCAATGTGCGCGTTGCCGCCTCGACGATGACCCTGGGCGGCATCCTCAAGCACCTGGCCTGGGTGGAGGAGCACTGGTTCACCGAGATGTTCCTCGGCCAAGATATGCCCGCCCTCTGGCGTGAGGTGGACTGGAACGCCGAGCCGGACTGGGAGTGGACCTCAGCGTCGGAGGACTCCCCGCTCGAGCTGTTCACTCTCTGGCAGGACGCGGTCACCCACTCCCGAGAGACTGCCCAGAACGGGCTCACCGACGGACTGGACGCACTCGCGGTCCGCGGCTGGCCGGACGGGCAGCGGCACAGCCTGCGCTGGATCCTGGTGCACATGATCGAGGAGTACGCCCGGCACAACGGCCACGCGGACCTGATCCGCGAGGCCATCGACGGCGCCACCGGCGAGTAG
- a CDS encoding putative protein N(5)-glutamine methyltransferase has product MRTAPPAELVARLRSAGCVFAEEEAALLVETAENEAQLAELSNRRTGGEPLEQVLGWVAFDGLRLRLRPGVFVPRQRTTFLVQTAAALAPRRGVVADVCCGVGAVAAALAARRPDLDLFATDLDPVAVAVARENLPDQVGTGCGDLLTAVPLSWRGQLGVVVANTPYVPSAEISGLPPEAREHEPLATLDGGADGLDLQRRLAQQAPGWLAPGGRVLTEIAAAQTDAAVTAFAAAGFDARVRISAEWGSGVLVAQLSE; this is encoded by the coding sequence GTGAGAACGGCCCCGCCGGCCGAACTGGTCGCGCGGCTGCGCTCTGCCGGGTGCGTGTTCGCCGAAGAAGAGGCCGCGCTGCTGGTCGAGACGGCCGAGAACGAGGCGCAGCTGGCCGAGCTCAGCAACCGGCGCACCGGCGGCGAGCCGCTGGAGCAGGTGCTCGGCTGGGTAGCCTTCGACGGGCTCCGGCTGCGCCTGCGGCCGGGCGTTTTCGTCCCACGGCAGCGGACCACCTTCCTCGTACAGACCGCGGCCGCGCTTGCTCCCCGCCGCGGCGTCGTAGCGGATGTGTGCTGCGGCGTGGGCGCTGTTGCTGCGGCGCTGGCCGCGCGGCGTCCGGATCTGGACCTGTTCGCCACCGACCTGGACCCGGTGGCGGTGGCCGTGGCGCGGGAGAACCTGCCCGATCAGGTCGGCACCGGCTGTGGTGACCTACTCACAGCGGTCCCGCTGAGCTGGCGCGGGCAGCTGGGGGTCGTGGTGGCGAACACCCCGTACGTACCCTCGGCAGAGATCTCGGGGTTGCCGCCCGAGGCGCGCGAGCACGAGCCGCTGGCCACGCTCGACGGCGGAGCGGACGGACTGGACCTGCAGCGTCGCCTTGCTCAGCAGGCACCCGGGTGGCTGGCGCCGGGGGGCAGGGTGCTGACCGAGATCGCCGCCGCTCAGACCGATGCCGCTGTCACGGCATTCGCTGCGGCCGGGTTCGACGCCCGGGTACGCATCAGTGCCGAATGGGGCAGCGGGGTACTGGTGGCCCAGCTGTCCGAGTGA
- a CDS encoding GntR family transcriptional regulator, with protein sequence MPVGELRPPKRQSTVEYVAEQLRGAIMAGRLEQGEQLGETELAERLDVSRGPLREAMQRLVAEGLLEAIRNRGVFVTELSTDDVEDIYRTRSAIERGALELVMAGRREETAQALTPSITAMRSAARRDSAPGVSDADHAFHEKLVACSQSPRLIRAMRTLVVETRMCLGELETTYPDLSTQVREHVELQDAIAAGTLEQAKSLLVAHMDDAVQRLVTKRTPSAS encoded by the coding sequence ATGCCGGTCGGTGAGCTGAGACCGCCGAAGCGTCAGTCGACGGTGGAGTACGTGGCCGAGCAGCTGCGCGGGGCGATCATGGCCGGCCGGCTGGAGCAGGGTGAGCAGCTCGGCGAGACCGAGCTCGCCGAACGCCTCGATGTCTCCCGCGGACCGCTACGCGAGGCGATGCAACGACTGGTGGCCGAAGGGCTGTTGGAGGCGATCCGCAACCGTGGCGTGTTCGTCACGGAACTGTCCACCGACGACGTCGAGGACATCTACCGGACCCGGTCGGCGATCGAGCGCGGCGCCCTGGAGCTGGTGATGGCGGGGCGCCGGGAGGAGACCGCGCAGGCGCTCACGCCGAGTATCACCGCGATGCGTTCGGCGGCCCGCCGGGACAGCGCTCCGGGCGTCTCCGACGCCGACCACGCCTTCCACGAGAAGCTGGTGGCGTGCTCGCAGAGCCCGCGGCTGATCCGCGCGATGCGCACCCTGGTGGTGGAGACCCGGATGTGCCTCGGCGAGCTGGAGACCACCTACCCGGACCTGAGCACCCAGGTGCGTGAGCACGTCGAACTCCAGGACGCGATCGCCGCCGGAACCCTGGAGCAGGCCAAGTCCCTGTTGGTGGCGCATATGGACGACGCCGTCCAGCGCCTGGTCACCAAGCGCACCCCGTCCGCGTCCTGA
- a CDS encoding polyprenol monophosphomannose synthase, with translation MTLVIIPTYNERQSLPDTLRRTRAAVPEAHVLVVDDASPDGTGTWAEGVAGHDEQVHVLHRSSKDGLGRAYVAGFAWGLARGYDRLVEMDADGSHHPEDLPRLLAACTDDVALAIGSRWVPGGATQNWPAHRQLLSRGANRYANVMIGLGVQDATAGFRVFRAETLRRIDLAGVNSQGYCFQVDMTRRVRMLQERIVEVPITFTERLEGQSKMSRAIVLEALWRTTAWGAERRTRQWRAKFSQALRRRS, from the coding sequence ATGACCCTGGTGATCATCCCCACCTACAACGAGCGGCAGTCCCTCCCAGACACGTTGCGCCGCACCCGCGCTGCCGTACCCGAGGCGCACGTGTTGGTGGTCGATGACGCCAGTCCGGACGGCACCGGGACGTGGGCAGAGGGGGTCGCCGGTCATGACGAGCAGGTGCACGTCCTGCACCGCAGCAGCAAGGACGGGCTCGGCCGCGCCTATGTGGCCGGTTTCGCCTGGGGGCTGGCCCGCGGCTACGACCGGCTGGTGGAGATGGATGCCGACGGCTCGCACCATCCCGAAGACCTACCGCGGCTACTGGCGGCGTGCACCGATGATGTGGCCCTGGCGATCGGCTCCCGATGGGTGCCGGGCGGGGCGACACAGAACTGGCCGGCCCACCGTCAGCTCCTCAGCCGGGGCGCGAACCGGTACGCGAACGTGATGATCGGTCTCGGGGTACAGGACGCGACTGCCGGTTTCCGCGTGTTCCGCGCCGAGACCCTGCGCCGGATCGACCTGGCCGGGGTGAACTCCCAGGGCTATTGCTTCCAGGTGGACATGACCCGCCGGGTCCGGATGCTGCAGGAGCGGATCGTCGAAGTACCGATCACCTTCACCGAACGCCTTGAAGGGCAGTCGAAGATGAGCCGGGCGATCGTGCTCGAAGCCCTCTGGCGCACCACTGCCTGGGGCGCCGAACGGCGCACCAGGCAGTGGCGGGCAAAGTTCTCTCAGGCGCTCCGGCGGCGCAGCTGA
- a CDS encoding diacylglycerol/lipid kinase family protein: MSRLGVLINPTAGHGRADDGGRDALALLGRSGHEVIDLSGRTAEIALARARDTLWELDALVVVGGDGMVHLGVNVVAGTTVPLGIVPFGSGNDLARTLGLVEHDCRRAVADVLAALDSRPRVVDAIATRVHVPEAEDAGAAGSAAGAGGAGGAGGAGGSTAASHADELEDPTAVEWTACVLSAGIDAAVNHRANTYRWPQGGGRYVRGTLAELSVFHPYGYRLTIDGVVREQDATLVALANAPSFGGGMQIAPDAQMDDGWMDVVIAHAMGRAQLMRLFPRLYQGTHVRSPRVEILRAREVVLEPLPGRRRPPPVYADGELLGRLPLRARLRPGALRLLTPEAT, from the coding sequence ATGAGCCGTCTGGGTGTGCTGATCAATCCCACCGCCGGGCATGGGCGCGCCGACGACGGCGGCCGGGATGCCCTGGCGCTGCTCGGCCGCAGCGGGCACGAGGTGATCGATCTCAGCGGACGCACTGCCGAGATCGCGCTGGCCCGCGCCCGGGACACGCTCTGGGAGCTGGACGCCCTGGTGGTGGTGGGCGGGGACGGCATGGTTCACCTGGGTGTGAACGTGGTGGCTGGGACCACAGTGCCGCTGGGGATCGTGCCGTTCGGGAGCGGCAACGACCTGGCCCGCACGCTGGGCCTGGTCGAGCACGACTGCCGCCGGGCGGTGGCCGATGTGCTCGCCGCCCTGGACAGCCGGCCCCGGGTGGTCGATGCCATCGCCACCCGGGTGCACGTGCCCGAGGCCGAGGACGCCGGGGCTGCTGGTAGTGCAGCCGGTGCTGGCGGCGCTGGCGGCGCTGGCGGTGCTGGCGGCAGCACAGCTGCCAGTCACGCCGATGAGCTCGAGGACCCGACTGCGGTGGAGTGGACCGCCTGCGTGCTCTCCGCCGGGATCGACGCCGCGGTGAACCACCGCGCGAACACCTACCGGTGGCCCCAGGGCGGTGGCCGGTACGTGCGCGGTACGCTTGCCGAGCTCAGCGTGTTCCACCCCTACGGCTACCGGCTCACCATCGACGGCGTGGTCCGCGAACAGGACGCCACCTTGGTGGCGCTGGCGAATGCGCCGTCCTTCGGCGGCGGGATGCAGATCGCGCCGGATGCACAGATGGACGACGGCTGGATGGATGTGGTGATCGCACACGCGATGGGCCGGGCCCAGCTGATGCGGCTCTTCCCCCGGCTGTACCAGGGCACGCACGTGCGCTCGCCCCGGGTAGAGATCCTGCGCGCCCGGGAAGTGGTGCTCGAGCCGCTGCCGGGCCGACGGCGTCCCCCACCCGTCTACGCCGACGGTGAGCTGCTCGGCCGGTTGCCGCTCCGGGCGCGGCTTCGCCCGGGTGCGTTGCGACTGCTCACCCCGGAGGCCACCTAG
- a CDS encoding class I SAM-dependent methyltransferase, whose product MRDFEDLVGEAAGADVTGWGFSWLDGRATEERPPWGYLQLLTDALARVESAVDLDTGGGEVIAEVPRLPASMSVTEAWPPNVARARALLGPRGVQVLETDAGAPVPLPDHSVELVTARHPVSPQWAEIARLLAPDGHYLAQHVGPASAVELSEHFLGPLPRDGQGRDPEQEVRAAERAGLERVELRTARCRMEFFDIGAVVWILRKCVWWVPDFTVAGYADRLRDLDAQIRADGVFVAHSTRHLIRACPR is encoded by the coding sequence ATGCGTGACTTCGAGGACCTGGTGGGTGAGGCGGCCGGCGCCGACGTGACCGGATGGGGCTTCTCCTGGTTGGACGGACGGGCCACCGAGGAGCGGCCGCCCTGGGGGTACCTGCAGCTGCTCACCGACGCGCTCGCGAGGGTCGAGAGCGCTGTGGATCTGGACACCGGCGGCGGCGAGGTGATCGCTGAGGTGCCGCGGCTGCCGGCCTCGATGTCCGTGACCGAAGCCTGGCCACCGAACGTCGCCCGAGCCAGGGCGCTGCTGGGTCCGCGAGGGGTGCAGGTGCTGGAGACTGATGCCGGTGCACCTGTGCCGCTGCCCGACCACTCCGTGGAGCTGGTCACCGCACGGCACCCGGTCTCCCCGCAGTGGGCGGAGATCGCCCGCCTGCTCGCTCCCGATGGCCACTACCTCGCCCAGCACGTGGGCCCGGCGTCCGCGGTCGAGCTGAGCGAGCACTTCCTCGGCCCGCTCCCCCGCGACGGCCAGGGCCGGGACCCGGAGCAGGAGGTCCGCGCTGCCGAGCGGGCCGGCCTCGAGAGGGTCGAGCTGCGCACCGCTCGGTGCCGGATGGAGTTCTTCGACATCGGCGCAGTGGTGTGGATCCTGCGCAAATGTGTCTGGTGGGTGCCAGACTTCACCGTGGCTGGCTACGCCGACCGGCTGCGCGATCTCGATGCGCAGATCCGCGCCGACGGCGTATTCGTTGCGCACTCCACCCGGCACTTGATCCGTGCCTGCCCCCGTTGA
- a CDS encoding aldo/keto reductase: MTYRQLGASGLTVSTVGLGCNALGATVADHDVPGLVRAAIEAGITFFDTSDTYSLGRSEHLLGRALGPMRDDVVVATKFGMDARGLNGPDWGVRGSRRYIRRAVEGSLRRLGTDHIDLYQMHQPDPRTPIEETLAALHELVLEGKVRYLGSSNFAGWQVMDADWTARTGGLTPMISAQNQYNLLNRGIETELVPAVEHVGAGILPFFPLASGLLTGKYRRGQDAPAGTRLTSRPDRLANADFDMIEALQSFAAERELSLLQVAIGWLAAQPAVASVISGASKPEQVRANAAAAAWEPTAADLAALDEITGR; encoded by the coding sequence ATGACCTACCGCCAGCTGGGTGCCTCCGGGCTGACCGTGTCCACTGTGGGACTAGGCTGTAATGCTCTGGGCGCAACGGTAGCGGACCACGACGTCCCTGGCTTGGTGAGAGCCGCCATTGAGGCAGGAATCACCTTCTTCGACACCTCCGACACCTACTCGCTCGGCCGGAGTGAGCACCTGCTCGGTCGAGCGCTCGGGCCGATGCGGGACGACGTGGTGGTGGCCACCAAGTTCGGGATGGACGCCCGGGGACTGAACGGCCCGGACTGGGGGGTGCGCGGCTCGCGCCGATACATCCGCAGAGCCGTCGAGGGCTCGCTGCGCCGCCTGGGCACCGACCATATCGACCTGTACCAGATGCATCAGCCCGATCCCCGGACCCCGATCGAGGAGACGCTCGCGGCGCTGCACGAGCTGGTACTCGAGGGCAAGGTGCGCTATCTCGGCTCCTCGAACTTCGCCGGCTGGCAGGTGATGGACGCCGACTGGACCGCCCGCACCGGCGGGCTCACCCCGATGATCTCCGCGCAGAACCAGTACAACCTGCTCAACCGCGGGATCGAGACCGAACTGGTGCCCGCCGTCGAACATGTCGGTGCCGGCATCCTGCCGTTCTTCCCGCTCGCCTCGGGCTTGCTGACCGGGAAGTACCGTCGCGGTCAGGACGCCCCCGCCGGCACCCGGCTGACTAGCCGGCCGGACCGGCTGGCGAACGCCGATTTCGACATGATCGAGGCGCTGCAGAGCTTCGCTGCGGAGCGGGAGCTGAGCCTGCTGCAGGTGGCCATCGGTTGGCTCGCCGCTCAACCGGCGGTCGCCTCGGTGATCAGTGGTGCCTCCAAGCCGGAGCAGGTGCGGGCCAACGCTGCTGCCGCAGCCTGGGAGCCGACAGCGGCGGACCTCGCCGCCCTGGACGAGATCACCGGCAGGTGA
- the lnt gene encoding apolipoprotein N-acyltransferase, with product MPASRTPRALTLLVAALGGWLTDAAFPMRGWWPLALVGVAALVWAIGRDSARWNALVTWVWGLAFFLPHLWWANYAVGVIPWIALSVAEAGILAGAVAAWTWARRARWLRHRTWLHAPTFAVIWVAAEQLRQVWPFGGFPWGRLAFSQGDSPLLSLAAIAGAPLVSFAVALIGHYLADAVRLLTGARAAARDGAGATPEPSAGAAGRVHVRAATYRVLAGALVLALGALLPLPGTQAEDGTLQVGAVQGNVSEPGLGAFNNAREVLHNHADGTHELAEQYGPDALDLVVWPENATDINPRENAEAAAEIDAAAQAVGAPILLGTDRYTEDARYNEMILWQPGEGSTFAYAKQIPAAFAEYIPMRDIARLFSPAVDLVQTDMAPGQEVGVVPVPIARTGEIVNVGAVICFEVAYDALIRSAVQEGAQFLVVPTNNASFGYTSESEQQLAMSRLRAVEHGRTTLQISTVGVSGVIAPDGTVLESTGLFTHETFTADVPLRSTLTVADQLGDWPVIVISVLAVLALGIGIATGRRPRSQPSPPPGSPTGRAPGPEPKSPEPKNPGRQGATSRQGRGQQQPGTQGPEQTGATTKPSGQDLGPDAEAPVGAAP from the coding sequence GTGCCTGCATCCCGGACCCCGCGAGCGTTGACGCTGCTCGTCGCCGCGCTCGGCGGCTGGTTGACCGATGCCGCCTTCCCGATGCGCGGCTGGTGGCCGCTCGCGCTCGTCGGTGTGGCGGCCCTGGTGTGGGCCATCGGCCGGGACAGTGCACGGTGGAACGCGCTGGTGACCTGGGTGTGGGGGCTCGCGTTCTTCCTGCCGCACCTGTGGTGGGCGAACTACGCCGTCGGGGTGATCCCCTGGATTGCGCTCTCGGTAGCCGAGGCCGGCATCCTCGCCGGTGCGGTAGCCGCCTGGACCTGGGCGCGCCGGGCGCGTTGGTTGCGGCACCGGACCTGGCTGCATGCGCCGACGTTCGCGGTGATCTGGGTGGCCGCCGAGCAGCTCCGGCAGGTCTGGCCGTTCGGCGGCTTCCCGTGGGGTCGGCTGGCGTTCTCCCAGGGGGACTCGCCGCTGCTCTCCCTCGCTGCGATCGCCGGGGCGCCGCTGGTGTCCTTCGCGGTCGCGCTGATCGGGCACTATCTGGCCGATGCCGTCCGGCTGCTCACCGGTGCCCGTGCGGCAGCTCGCGACGGTGCCGGCGCCACGCCCGAGCCGTCAGCCGGGGCCGCAGGCCGCGTGCACGTACGCGCGGCGACCTACCGGGTGCTCGCCGGAGCTCTCGTGCTCGCGCTGGGCGCTCTGTTGCCGCTGCCGGGCACACAGGCCGAGGACGGCACGTTGCAGGTCGGTGCGGTGCAGGGCAACGTGTCCGAACCGGGGCTGGGTGCGTTCAACAACGCACGGGAAGTGCTGCACAACCATGCCGATGGCACCCACGAGCTGGCCGAGCAGTACGGCCCGGACGCACTGGACCTGGTGGTCTGGCCGGAGAACGCCACGGATATCAACCCGCGGGAGAACGCCGAGGCCGCCGCGGAGATCGATGCGGCCGCGCAGGCGGTCGGTGCGCCGATCCTGCTCGGTACCGACCGGTACACCGAGGACGCCCGGTACAACGAGATGATCCTCTGGCAGCCGGGGGAGGGATCGACCTTCGCCTACGCCAAGCAGATCCCGGCCGCATTCGCCGAGTACATCCCGATGCGCGACATCGCGCGCCTGTTCTCCCCGGCGGTGGACCTGGTGCAGACCGATATGGCTCCGGGCCAGGAGGTCGGCGTGGTGCCGGTGCCGATCGCCCGTACCGGCGAGATCGTCAACGTCGGTGCGGTGATCTGCTTCGAGGTCGCCTATGACGCGCTGATCCGGTCCGCTGTGCAGGAGGGCGCCCAGTTCCTGGTGGTACCCACCAATAACGCCTCGTTCGGCTATACCTCCGAGTCCGAGCAGCAGCTGGCGATGTCGCGGCTGCGGGCCGTGGAGCACGGCCGGACCACATTGCAGATCTCTACCGTGGGCGTCTCCGGCGTGATCGCTCCGGACGGCACCGTGCTGGAGAGCACGGGGCTGTTCACCCACGAGACCTTCACCGCGGACGTGCCGCTGCGCTCCACGTTGACGGTGGCCGATCAGCTCGGCGACTGGCCGGTGATCGTGATCAGCGTGCTGGCGGTGCTCGCCCTCGGTATCGGTATCGCCACCGGACGCCGGCCGCGATCGCAGCCGAGCCCGCCGCCCGGGTCGCCCACGGGTCGGGCTCCGGGACCGGAGCCGAAGAGCCCGGAGCCGAAGAACCCAGGGCGGCAGGGCGCGACGAGCCGCCAGGGCCGCGGGCAGCAGCAGCCCGGGACGCAGGGACCCGAGCAGACCGGCGCAACAACGAAACCCTCCGGCCAAGACCTGGGACCCGACGCCGAGGCTCCGGTCGGGGCTGCTCCATGA